The following are encoded in a window of Pseudalgibacter alginicilyticus genomic DNA:
- a CDS encoding endonuclease III domain-containing protein, protein MTKKEKVNYIINTLYKLYPEIPIPLDHKDPYTLLVAVLLSAQCTDVRVNQITPLLFAKADNPYDMVKLQVEEIKDIIKPCGLSPMKSKGIHGLSKILIEKHNGKVPQSFEALEELPAVGHKTASVVMSQAFGVPAFPVDTHIHRLMHRWNLTNGKNVIQTEKDAKRLFPKELWNDLHLQIIWYGREYSPARGWDLEKDIITKTIGRKSIINDYNKTKNS, encoded by the coding sequence ATGACTAAGAAAGAGAAAGTTAACTACATTATTAATACACTTTATAAGCTTTACCCAGAAATTCCCATTCCTTTAGATCACAAAGACCCCTACACATTGCTTGTAGCGGTTTTACTTTCAGCGCAATGCACAGATGTCCGTGTTAACCAGATTACCCCTTTGTTATTTGCTAAAGCCGACAACCCTTATGATATGGTCAAACTTCAAGTTGAAGAAATTAAAGATATTATTAAACCTTGTGGTTTGTCTCCTATGAAAAGTAAAGGTATTCATGGGTTGTCAAAAATACTTATTGAGAAACACAATGGTAAAGTCCCTCAAAGTTTTGAAGCATTAGAGGAACTTCCTGCTGTTGGTCACAAAACAGCTAGTGTGGTAATGTCTCAAGCCTTTGGAGTGCCTGCTTTTCCCGTAGATACACATATACACAGGCTCATGCATCGATGGAATTTAACCAATGGAAAAAATGTTATCCAAACCGAAAAAGACGCAAAACGTTTATTTCCGAAGGAATTATGGAATGATTTACATCTTCAAATTATTTGGTATGGACGCGAATATTCTCCTGCTCGAGGTTGGGATTTAGAAAAAGATATTATCACCAAAACAATTGGAAGAAAGTCAATAATCAACGATTACAATAAAACAAAAAATTCCTGA
- a CDS encoding RNA polymerase sigma factor, with product MYNEPISDAILVSSYIKGNESSLETLINRHKQRIYSFIYSKVYDRDITEDIFQDTFIKVIKTLKRGAYNEEGKFLPWVMRIAHNLVIDYFRKNSRMPKFDNTGEFSIFSVLGDPTLNAEKKLIKDQVDNDVRRLINKLPDDQKEVLLMRIYDDMSFKEISDRTGVSINTALGRMRYALINLRKIIDKHNIVLTN from the coding sequence ATGTACAACGAACCCATTTCTGACGCTATTCTTGTTAGTTCTTACATTAAAGGAAACGAAAGTTCTTTAGAGACACTTATAAACAGGCACAAACAACGAATCTATAGTTTTATTTATTCAAAAGTATACGACAGAGATATTACAGAAGATATTTTTCAAGATACTTTTATAAAAGTTATTAAAACCTTAAAGCGGGGTGCTTACAATGAAGAAGGTAAATTTCTCCCATGGGTGATGCGAATAGCACATAATCTTGTAATAGATTATTTTAGAAAAAATAGCAGAATGCCAAAATTTGACAATACTGGTGAATTCAGTATTTTTTCGGTATTAGGCGATCCAACTCTCAATGCTGAAAAAAAACTTATTAAAGATCAAGTAGATAATGATGTTAGACGATTGATTAATAAGCTTCCAGATGACCAGAAAGAAGTTTTGTTAATGCGCATTTATGACGACATGAGTTTTAAGGAAATATCAGATAGAACAGGGGTTAGCATTAATACAGCCTTAGGAAGAATGCGCTACGCTTTGATTAATTTAAGAAAAATAATTGATAAGCATAATATTGTTTTAACCAATTAA
- a CDS encoding MBL fold metallo-hydrolase — protein MKITFLGTGTSQGVPVIGSTHPVCLSVDAKDKRLRVSILVEWDTYAYVVDCGPDFRQQMLRINCYKLDGIIFTHEHSDHTAGIDDIRPFYFRQGDIDIYAHKRVLKSLAKRFDYIFTDKDKYPGVPTLSTHIIKNKPFKLHGLKVIPIKGLHYKLNVFGYRFGNFAYLTDMKTVEPVEIEKIKNIKVLVINALRKEPHISHFNLEEALDFIKKVNPEKAYLTHISHLMGFHEEVQKTLPKNVFLAYDNLQISI, from the coding sequence TTGAAAATTACATTTTTAGGCACTGGCACATCACAAGGCGTTCCTGTTATTGGAAGCACTCATCCGGTATGTTTGAGTGTAGATGCTAAAGATAAAAGGCTTCGCGTGTCTATACTTGTAGAATGGGATACCTATGCTTATGTTGTTGACTGTGGACCAGATTTTAGACAACAAATGCTAAGAATAAATTGTTATAAATTAGATGGCATTATTTTTACACATGAACATTCAGATCATACGGCTGGCATAGACGATATTCGTCCCTTTTATTTTAGACAAGGTGATATAGATATTTACGCTCATAAACGTGTACTAAAATCTTTAGCTAAGCGATTTGATTATATTTTTACAGATAAAGACAAATATCCTGGCGTACCAACACTTTCAACCCATATTATAAAAAACAAGCCTTTTAAACTTCACGGTTTAAAAGTCATACCTATAAAAGGCTTACATTATAAGCTAAACGTTTTTGGTTACAGATTTGGAAACTTTGCCTATTTAACGGATATGAAAACAGTAGAACCTGTGGAAATTGAAAAAATAAAAAACATCAAAGTTTTAGTGATTAATGCTTTAAGGAAGGAGCCTCATATTTCACATTTTAATTTGGAGGAGGCCTTAGATTTTATTAAAAAGGTAAATCCAGAAAAGGCATATTTAACCCATATAAGTCATTTAATGGGGTTTCATGAAGAAGTTCAAAAAACACTTCCTAAAAATGTGTTTTTAGCATATGACAATTTACAAATATCAATTTAA
- the bcp gene encoding thioredoxin-dependent thiol peroxidase: protein MTTLKQGDAVPNFSAKDEQGNTISLSDYKGKKLVVFFYPKASTPGCTVEACNLRDNYQVLQDQGYELLGVSADSEKRQSNFKNKHKFPFPLLADEDKTVINTFGVWGPKKFMGREYDGIHRMTFLINENGIVDRVIEKVKTKSHAEQILE from the coding sequence ATGACTACACTAAAACAAGGTGATGCCGTTCCTAATTTTTCGGCAAAAGACGAGCAAGGAAATACGATTTCATTAAGTGATTATAAAGGAAAAAAATTAGTTGTTTTCTTTTATCCTAAGGCTAGTACTCCCGGCTGTACTGTTGAGGCATGTAATTTAAGAGATAATTATCAGGTTTTACAAGATCAGGGTTATGAGTTATTGGGTGTAAGTGCGGATTCTGAAAAAAGACAATCTAATTTTAAAAATAAACATAAGTTTCCTTTTCCCCTTTTAGCTGATGAGGATAAAACTGTAATTAATACATTTGGCGTTTGGGGACCAAAAAAATTTATGGGACGCGAATATGATGGTATTCACAGAATGACTTTTTTAATAAATGAAAATGGAATCGTGGACCGTGTTATTGAAAAAGTAAAAACTAAAAGCCACGCAGAACAAATTTTAGAATAA